A stretch of the Trueperaceae bacterium genome encodes the following:
- a CDS encoding ABC transporter substrate-binding protein, protein MNLAAYSRRALLLLLALAPLPLLSVAAAQPGCDGRLIEHELGTTCVPENPERIVTLEYSYADHLARLGVTPVGIAREANIPAYLEPYVGDVPGVGTRAEPNLEAIVALQPDLIVADLRRHEAIYDQLSAIAPTLVFNSLRGSYEDQLEAFERLGEALGLTEEATRALEEHRAAFAEVQAAVVPDAPTTLIGVLSPGLFTAHSSRSFMGSFLASLGVPAAVEPREGETQFSLSLEGVAAAQPQALVLLCNPADSTPLDEWADNPVWNALDAVSSGRVYVFNRDLWSKGRGLIAFDMILDDLAGSGLLAGEPSSTPQTCQGAG, encoded by the coding sequence ATGAACCTCGCCGCCTACTCACGCCGCGCTCTGCTGCTCCTCCTGGCCCTCGCTCCCCTACCGCTCTTGTCGGTCGCCGCGGCCCAGCCCGGCTGCGACGGGCGCCTGATCGAGCATGAGCTGGGCACGACCTGCGTGCCCGAGAACCCGGAGCGCATCGTCACGCTCGAGTACTCCTACGCCGACCACCTGGCGCGGCTCGGCGTGACGCCGGTCGGCATCGCCAGGGAGGCCAACATCCCGGCCTACCTTGAGCCCTACGTCGGCGACGTGCCGGGGGTGGGCACGCGGGCCGAGCCCAACCTCGAGGCCATCGTCGCCCTGCAGCCCGACCTGATCGTCGCCGACCTGCGCCGGCACGAGGCGATCTACGACCAGCTGTCGGCGATCGCGCCCACGCTGGTGTTCAACTCGCTGCGCGGCTCCTACGAGGACCAGCTCGAGGCCTTCGAGAGGCTCGGCGAGGCGCTCGGCCTGACCGAGGAGGCCACGCGGGCCCTCGAGGAGCACAGGGCCGCGTTCGCCGAGGTCCAGGCAGCCGTCGTGCCCGACGCCCCCACGACCCTCATAGGCGTCCTGTCCCCCGGCCTCTTCACCGCGCACTCCAGCCGGAGCTTCATGGGCTCGTTCCTCGCGAGCCTGGGGGTGCCGGCCGCGGTCGAGCCGCGGGAGGGCGAGACGCAGTTCAGCCTCAGCCTCGAAGGCGTCGCCGCCGCCCAGCCGCAGGCGCTCGTGCTGCTGTGCAACCCGGCGGACAGCACCCCGCTCGACGAGTGGGCCGACAACCCCGTGTGGAACGCGCTCGATGCCGTGAGCAGCGGCCGGGTCTACGTCTTCAACCGCGACCTGTGGAGCAAGGGCCGGGGGCTCATCGCGTTCGACATGATCCTCGACGACCTGGCCGGCAGCGGGCTGCTGGCCGGCGAGCCGTCGAGCACGCCGCAGACCTGTCAAGGCGCCGGCTAG